In one window of Acanthopagrus latus isolate v.2019 chromosome 15, fAcaLat1.1, whole genome shotgun sequence DNA:
- the LOC119033759 gene encoding GTP cyclohydrolase 1-like, with protein sequence MECHCASAMNGKEPTVTKASKCTESKHSCKEENDPKKGADSIELVCIENAYRTILSELGENTEREGLLRTPLRAAKAMKFLTKGYKETIHDILNDAIFDENHEEVVVVKDIDLFSLCEHHLVPFFGKAHIAYLPNKKVVGLSKLARIVEIFSRRLQVQERLTKQIAKAIEEALQPAGVAVVIEAVHMCMVMRGVQKMNAKTVTSSISGLYLEDPKIRAEFFSLALGK encoded by the exons ATGGAGTGTCACTGCGCCTCAGCGATGAACGGAAAAGAGCCCACGGTGACTAAGGCGAGCAAGTGCACAGAGTCTAAACACTCGTGCAAAGAGGAGAACGACCCAAAGAAAGGTGCTGACTCGATCGAGTTGGTTTGCATAGAGAACGCGTACCGCACCATACTGAGCGAGCTTGGAGAGAACACAGAGCGCGAGGGCCTTTTACGCACACCGTTACGCGCAGCTAAAGCCATGAAGTTCCTCACAAAGGGCTACAAGGAGACCATCCATG ATATCTTGAACGATGCCATCTTTGATGAGAACCACGAAGAGGTGGTGGTTGTCAAGGACATCGACTTGTTCTCTCTTTGCGAGCATCACCTGGTGCCCTTCTTTGGCAAG GCTCACATTGCATACCTTCCAAACAAGAAAGTTGTGGGTTTGAGCAAGCTTGCGAG GATTGTTGAGATATTCAGCAGGAGGCTTCAAG TTCAAGAGCGTCTCACCAAACAGATAGCAAAAGCCATCGAGGAGGCGTTGCAGCCTGCTGGAGTGGCAGTGGTGATTGAAGCTGT CCACATGTGCATGGTGATGAGAGGTGTGCAGAAGATGAACGCCAAGACTGTAACAAGTTCCATTAGTGGACTTTACCTAGAAGATCCCAAGATCCGGGCTGAGTTTTTTTCCCTGGCTCTGGGGAAATGA